One Amycolatopsis thermophila DNA segment encodes these proteins:
- a CDS encoding 30S ribosomal protein bS22, which translates to MGSVIKKRRKRMSKKKHRKLLRRTRMQRRKQGK; encoded by the coding sequence GTGGGCTCGGTGATCAAAAAGCGCCGCAAGCGCATGTCCAAGAAGAAGCACCGCAAGCTGCTGCGCCGGACGCGGATGCAGCGTCGCAAGCAGGGCAAGTAA
- a CDS encoding helix-turn-helix domain-containing protein, with product MPSNNKDVPAVGQVQFLTVAEVATLMRVSKMTVYRLVHSGELPAVRVGKSFRVPEKAVHEYLESAYFDVG from the coding sequence ATGCCGTCGAACAACAAGGACGTGCCCGCAGTCGGGCAGGTCCAGTTCCTGACGGTCGCCGAGGTGGCCACGCTGATGCGGGTCTCCAAGATGACCGTCTACCGGCTCGTGCACTCGGGCGAGCTACCGGCCGTACGCGTCGGCAAGTCGTTCCGGGTGCCCGAGAAGGCAGTCCACGAATACCTGGAGAGCGCCTACTTCGACGTGGGTTGA
- the proC gene encoding pyrroline-5-carboxylate reductase, producing MTVTAVLGAGKIGEALLAGLLQGGRGPEELLFTERHPERAAELTERYGIAGVEVGEAAKRADVLVVAVKPQDIEPVLAELAPLVGPGSLVVSLCAGLPTSLYERRLPDGVPVVRVMPNTPMVVGEAMSAVSPGRYATPEHVALVKEMLATVGEVVEVPESQQDAVTALSGSGPAYFFFLVEAMIDAGILLGLPRAVAEKLIIQSAVGAAKMLAETSEHPVILREAVTSPAGTTINAIRELEKHGVRAALLAAIEAARDRSVELGKAHE from the coding sequence ATGACGGTGACTGCGGTTCTGGGTGCGGGAAAGATCGGTGAGGCGCTGCTGGCGGGCCTGCTGCAGGGCGGTCGCGGCCCGGAGGAGCTGCTGTTCACCGAGCGGCACCCGGAGCGCGCCGCGGAGCTGACCGAGCGGTACGGCATCGCCGGGGTCGAGGTCGGTGAGGCGGCCAAACGGGCCGACGTGCTGGTCGTCGCGGTCAAGCCGCAGGACATCGAGCCCGTGCTGGCCGAGCTGGCGCCCCTGGTGGGGCCGGGCTCCCTGGTCGTGTCGCTGTGCGCGGGGCTGCCCACCAGCCTGTACGAGCGGCGGCTGCCCGACGGCGTACCGGTCGTGCGGGTGATGCCGAACACGCCGATGGTCGTCGGCGAGGCCATGAGCGCCGTGTCGCCCGGCAGGTACGCGACCCCCGAGCACGTCGCGCTGGTGAAGGAGATGCTGGCGACCGTCGGGGAGGTCGTCGAGGTGCCCGAGTCGCAGCAGGACGCGGTCACCGCGCTGTCCGGGTCCGGTCCGGCGTACTTCTTCTTCCTGGTCGAGGCCATGATCGACGCCGGCATCCTGCTCGGCCTGCCGCGCGCGGTGGCCGAGAAGCTGATCATCCAGTCCGCCGTGGGTGCGGCGAAGATGCTCGCCGAGACCTCCGAGCACCCGGTCATCCTCCGCGAGGCCGTCACCTCGCCCGCCGGCACCACGATCAACGCCATCCGGGAACTGGAGAAGCACGGCGTCCGGGCCGCGCTGCTGGCCGCCATCGAGGCCGCGCGGGACCGTTCCGTGGAACTCGGCAAGGCGCACGAATAA
- a CDS encoding thioesterase family protein — protein sequence MSAVEVPDPRAFEVACAVRSLGDGTLTADLRHEWSIGGHPHGGFLMALIARAALAILTERGEPSTDPLAVSAEFLRPPAVGPALLRTDIRKVGRRATVVSVRLEQRGRSCVEAMVTAGRLPARRAEWTDLPQMPAEPPPRAIHLTGETSEGAFNLSKGCEVRIDPATAGYLAGRHGDPPRLRLWVKPRHSLPDPYFALLAADINPPVVFNLGRLGWAPTTQMTALVRARPAPGWLRVQVDCRTVQESWFDSDATVIDSAGRLVCQARQLALAPAP from the coding sequence CCGCGGACCTGCGGCACGAGTGGTCCATCGGTGGCCACCCGCACGGGGGGTTCCTGATGGCGTTGATCGCCCGCGCCGCGCTGGCGATCCTGACCGAGCGCGGTGAACCCTCGACCGACCCGCTCGCGGTGAGCGCCGAGTTCCTGCGCCCACCCGCGGTCGGCCCGGCCCTGCTGCGCACGGACATCCGCAAGGTGGGCCGCCGCGCGACGGTCGTGTCGGTGCGCCTGGAGCAGCGCGGGCGCAGCTGCGTCGAGGCGATGGTCACCGCCGGGCGGCTGCCCGCCCGCCGCGCCGAGTGGACCGACCTGCCCCAGATGCCGGCCGAGCCACCGCCGCGGGCGATCCACCTGACCGGCGAAACTTCGGAGGGCGCGTTCAACCTGTCCAAGGGCTGCGAGGTGCGGATCGATCCGGCGACGGCGGGCTACCTGGCCGGCCGCCACGGCGACCCGCCCCGGCTCCGGTTGTGGGTCAAGCCGCGCCACTCCCTGCCGGACCCCTACTTCGCCCTGCTCGCGGCCGACATCAACCCGCCCGTGGTGTTCAACCTGGGACGGCTCGGCTGGGCGCCGACGACCCAGATGACGGCCCTCGTGCGGGCCCGCCCGGCGCCGGGCTGGCTGCGGGTGCAGGTCGACTGCCGCACCGTGCAGGAGTCGTGGTTCGACTCGGACGCCACGGTGATCGACTCGGCCGGACGGCTCGTCTGCCAGGCCAGGCAGCTGGCACTGGCGCCCGCGCCCTGA